The genomic segment TCTATGACGACGCCCATCAGGGCACGCTGGGCTGGACGCTCTTCCAGATCGGCGCGAAGGGCGCCTTCACGCTGATGGTGCCGGCGCTGGCGGGTTATATCGCCTTCTCGATCGCCGACCGGCCCGGCATCGCGCCCGGCATGACCGGCGGCGTGATCGCCGGCACGATCGGCGCGGGCTTCCTCGGCGGGATCCTCGCGGGCTTCATCGCGGGCTATGGGGTGCTCTGGCTCAACCGGGTGATCAAGCTGCCGCGCACGCTGCAAGGGCTCAAGCCGGTGCTGATCTTGCCGCTTCTGGGCGTCACGCTGACCGGGCTGATGATGTTCTATGTGGTGGGCGCGCCGACCGCGCGGCTCCTTGCGGCGATGACCGAATGGCTGCAGGGCATGCAGGGCGCGCAGGCGGCGGTGCTTGGCGCGCTGCTTGGCGGGATGATGGCGGTCGACATGGGCGGGCCGATCAACAAGGCGGCCTATGCCTTCGGCACCACGCTGATCGCGGCCAATGTCACCGAGCCGATGGCGGCGGTGATGTGCGCGGGCATGACCCCGCCGCTTGCGCTCGCGCTCGCCACCAAGCTCTTTGGCAACCGCTTCACCCCCGAGGAACGCGAGGCCGGTAACGCCGCCTTCGTGCTGGGGCTGGCCTTCGTGACCGAGGGCGCGATCCCCTTCGCGGCGCGCGATCCGTTCCGCGTGATCCCCTCCTTGATCGCGGGCTCGGCGGTGGCCGGGGCGCTGTGCATGGCGCTTGGCGTGCAGCTCAAGGTGCCCCATGGCGGGGTCTTCGTGCTGCCGATCCCGAATGCGGTGGGCAATCTCGGCGGCTTCGTGATCGCGATGCTGGTGGGCACGGCGGTCTCGGTGATCGCGCTGCGCCTCGCCAAGCGCCGCCTCGATGGCGCGGCGAAAGCCACGACCGCGCTGGCCTGATCCTCCTCCCCCAGGCCAGACCAGAGGCGCCGCGCCCCCCGCGCGGCG from the Rhodobacter xanthinilyticus genome contains:
- a CDS encoding PTS fructose transporter subunit IIC, yielding MSDTILAVIGAADRPTHGVLAREVLSKAAAEAGREIRIELITAEGVADPLPAAALAAARAVLVVGEVAAEPRLAGRTLVRVSLSELLEAPAGALARLEAAEAPATAAPAAALAGLKIVAITSCPTGIAHTFMAAEGLQEGARALGAAIRVETQGSVGSQDTLTEAEIAAADLVVIAADRQVELGRFAGKRVYQSPTKPAINDGAALLRKAVAEARPLSGEAGATAEAAAPGAGAGPGKAGGAVGAYKHLMTGVSFMLPFVVAGGILIAIAFALGGIYVYDDAHQGTLGWTLFQIGAKGAFTLMVPALAGYIAFSIADRPGIAPGMTGGVIAGTIGAGFLGGILAGFIAGYGVLWLNRVIKLPRTLQGLKPVLILPLLGVTLTGLMMFYVVGAPTARLLAAMTEWLQGMQGAQAAVLGALLGGMMAVDMGGPINKAAYAFGTTLIAANVTEPMAAVMCAGMTPPLALALATKLFGNRFTPEEREAGNAAFVLGLAFVTEGAIPFAARDPFRVIPSLIAGSAVAGALCMALGVQLKVPHGGVFVLPIPNAVGNLGGFVIAMLVGTAVSVIALRLAKRRLDGAAKATTALA